A window from Vulcanimicrobium alpinum encodes these proteins:
- a CDS encoding phosphate ABC transporter substrate-binding protein, producing the protein MKRNAALAALLLGFSAVATSAPAFADTTITAAGSTALLPLVKDAAAAYQQAHPDVKISVSGGGSGTGINQVVAKAIDIGDSDILAPTHPELHDSRVAVIGFAIVTHPGVTVKSLSKTQLQGIFSGKTTNWKEVGGPDQKIVVINRPRSSGTRAVFTKTVMGSTPISESGLTEDATGTVVSVVKQTPGAISYAAFSGTRGAGLNELAVDGVAPTDDNIIAGKYPVWSYEHMFTNGAPTGEVSRFIAFVQSNSELVRKDGFILIRDMKVKETDR; encoded by the coding sequence GTGAAGAGGAATGCTGCGCTCGCGGCCCTGCTCCTCGGTTTTTCGGCCGTCGCCACGTCGGCGCCGGCTTTCGCTGACACCACCATCACCGCTGCCGGCTCGACCGCGCTGCTCCCGCTCGTCAAGGATGCAGCGGCCGCGTACCAGCAGGCGCATCCCGACGTCAAGATCAGCGTCTCGGGCGGCGGCTCGGGCACCGGAATCAATCAGGTCGTCGCGAAGGCGATCGATATCGGCGATTCCGACATCCTAGCGCCGACGCACCCGGAACTGCACGACAGCCGCGTCGCAGTGATCGGGTTCGCGATCGTCACGCATCCCGGCGTGACCGTGAAGTCGCTCTCGAAGACGCAGCTCCAGGGAATCTTCTCCGGGAAGACGACGAACTGGAAAGAGGTCGGCGGGCCGGATCAGAAGATCGTCGTCATCAACCGTCCGCGCAGCTCGGGTACGCGCGCGGTGTTCACGAAGACCGTGATGGGCTCGACGCCGATCAGCGAGAGCGGTCTTACGGAAGACGCGACCGGGACGGTCGTGAGCGTCGTCAAGCAGACGCCGGGCGCGATCTCGTACGCCGCGTTTAGCGGAACGCGCGGCGCGGGACTCAACGAACTCGCCGTCGACGGCGTGGCACCGACCGATGACAACATCATCGCCGGGAAATACCCCGTTTGGTCCTACGAGCACATGTTTACGAACGGTGCTCCGACAGGCGAAGTCTCGCGCTTCATCGCGTTCGTCCAGAGCAACTCGGAACTCGTGCGCAAGGACGGCTTCATCCTGATCCGCGATATGAAGGTCAAAGAAACCGACCGCTGA
- the pstA gene encoding phosphate ABC transporter permease PstA, with amino-acid sequence MASSIIVMLAAFIAYMGFLGGHAISWQFLAGVPKETTAGGGIGPEIYNSFYILLLTLVFTVPIATAAGVYLQEYAKPGAFRNIVQFSAESLATIPSIVMGLFGLLVFVYLFKWKFSAIGGALTLTLLNLPALMRVTQEALSSVPDSLREASMGLGGTKWQTITRVVLPSAIGRMTTGIVLVAGRIFGETAALIFTAGLSVPFNNPYDLNPFRPAETLAVHLWYTHSESIVPDVDRIGNGSALVLLIMVLLFNVAARLLGRQLTRRFTGRAS; translated from the coding sequence ATGGCGTCAAGCATCATCGTGATGCTCGCGGCCTTCATCGCGTACATGGGCTTTCTGGGCGGCCACGCGATCTCGTGGCAGTTCCTCGCCGGCGTGCCGAAAGAGACGACGGCGGGCGGCGGGATCGGGCCCGAGATCTATAACTCGTTCTACATCCTCCTCCTGACGCTGGTCTTCACCGTCCCGATCGCGACCGCGGCCGGCGTCTACCTGCAGGAGTACGCGAAGCCGGGCGCGTTCCGCAACATCGTCCAGTTCAGCGCCGAATCGCTGGCGACGATCCCGTCGATCGTGATGGGGCTGTTCGGCCTGCTCGTGTTTGTCTATCTCTTCAAGTGGAAGTTTTCTGCGATCGGCGGTGCGCTCACGCTGACGCTGCTCAACTTGCCCGCGCTGATGCGCGTGACGCAGGAAGCGCTCTCGAGCGTTCCCGACTCGTTGCGCGAAGCATCGATGGGACTGGGCGGTACCAAGTGGCAGACGATCACGCGCGTGGTGCTGCCCAGCGCGATCGGCCGCATGACGACCGGGATCGTGCTCGTCGCCGGGCGCATTTTCGGAGAAACGGCGGCGCTGATCTTCACCGCCGGATTGAGCGTGCCGTTCAACAACCCGTACGATCTGAACCCGTTTCGGCCGGCCGAGACGCTCGCCGTGCACTTGTGGTACACGCACTCGGAGTCGATCGTCCCCGACGTCGACCGCATCGGAAACGGGTCGGCGCTGGTTCTCCTGATCATGGTCCTCTTGTTCAACGTCGCGGCGCGGCTGCTCGGGCGCCAGTTGACCAGACGCTTCACCGGAAGAGCGTCGTGA
- the pstB gene encoding phosphate ABC transporter ATP-binding protein PstB, whose translation METPETTAAPAKDKIVAKDVNIYYGSFQAIKNAALSMRAQQVTALIGPSGCGKTTFLRALDRMHDLTPGARVEGQILLDGQDIYAPDADPVVIRHRIGMVFQRPNPFPKTIYENVVYGPRIHGERNKAKLDEVCERALRGAALWDEVKDRLQRSALDLSGGQQQRMCIARAIALDPEVILMDEPASALDPIATSKIEDLIGQLTEKFTVVIVTHSMQQAARISDYTAFFHLGEIVEVGPTNHIFTHPREKRTEDYITGRFG comes from the coding sequence ATCGAGACACCCGAGACGACGGCGGCCCCGGCGAAGGACAAGATCGTCGCCAAAGACGTCAACATTTACTACGGGTCGTTCCAAGCGATCAAAAACGCGGCGCTTTCGATGCGCGCCCAGCAGGTCACCGCGCTGATCGGCCCGTCGGGATGCGGCAAAACGACGTTTTTGCGCGCGCTCGACCGCATGCACGATCTCACGCCGGGGGCGCGCGTCGAGGGCCAGATCCTGCTCGACGGCCAGGACATCTACGCGCCCGACGCCGATCCCGTGGTGATCCGCCACCGCATCGGAATGGTGTTCCAGCGGCCCAACCCATTTCCCAAAACGATTTACGAGAACGTCGTCTACGGGCCGCGCATCCACGGCGAACGCAACAAGGCGAAACTCGACGAGGTCTGCGAGCGCGCGCTGCGGGGCGCCGCGCTTTGGGATGAGGTGAAAGACCGGCTGCAGCGCTCGGCCCTCGACCTTTCAGGCGGGCAGCAGCAGCGCATGTGCATCGCGCGCGCGATCGCGCTCGATCCCGAAGTGATTCTGATGGACGAGCCGGCGTCGGCGCTGGATCCGATCGCGACCTCGAAGATCGAGGACCTCATCGGTCAGCTCACGGAGAAGTTCACCGTCGTGATCGTGACGCACTCCATGCAGCAGGCGGCGCGCATCTCCGACTACACGGCGTTCTTCCATCTTGGCGAGATCGTCGAAGTCGGTCCCACGAACCATATCTTCACGCACCCGCGCGAAAAGCGCACCGAAGACTACATCACCGGCCGCTTCGGCTAG
- a CDS encoding sensor histidine kinase: MTDPGVVAGAVGALTGVIVTYATLRFRGDDRTELAAHPSAPPAASADDRVERLVDALPFAAFTIDDRRRVNVFNAAAAELFGVERDRAIGRAIIEVVPSVDLERMLADALAGETRTQDIAFGSGGRERFFGITAQPYEDGAMAIAADRTAMLEAERVRRDFISDVSHELRTPLSAMKLMLETLLLSDDDAEARTLFLPQIADEVERMIRLVQDLLELARSDASAVPLRTEHFDLTEVATSTVNTFAQRADSLGVDLELDAPEAVDVDADRGRLVQVTVNLVDNALRHTPDGGRVVVEVGREGDDAIVRVRDTGIGIPFADLPRIFERFYVVDRSRSREHGGTGLGLAIARQLVQLHGGSLTAESVYGHGATFTMRVPIRQSGPKIKTG; encoded by the coding sequence GTGACCGATCCCGGCGTCGTCGCGGGCGCCGTCGGCGCTTTGACGGGCGTCATCGTCACCTACGCGACGCTGCGATTCCGCGGCGACGACCGCACCGAACTCGCCGCGCACCCGTCTGCGCCGCCGGCGGCCTCGGCCGACGATCGCGTCGAACGTCTCGTCGACGCGCTGCCCTTCGCGGCGTTCACGATCGACGATCGCCGCCGCGTGAACGTGTTCAACGCGGCCGCCGCGGAGTTGTTCGGGGTGGAACGCGATCGCGCGATCGGCCGCGCGATCATCGAGGTCGTGCCCTCGGTCGACCTCGAGCGGATGCTCGCCGACGCGCTCGCCGGCGAGACGCGCACGCAGGACATCGCCTTCGGGAGCGGCGGGCGCGAGCGCTTTTTCGGGATCACCGCGCAGCCCTACGAGGATGGGGCGATGGCGATCGCCGCCGACCGGACCGCGATGCTCGAGGCGGAGCGTGTGCGCCGCGACTTCATCAGCGACGTCTCGCACGAACTGCGCACGCCGCTTTCGGCGATGAAGCTGATGCTCGAGACGCTGCTACTCTCCGACGACGACGCCGAGGCGCGTACGCTTTTCCTGCCGCAAATCGCGGACGAAGTCGAGCGCATGATCCGCCTGGTGCAGGATCTGCTGGAGCTCGCGCGCTCCGACGCGAGCGCCGTTCCGCTGCGCACCGAGCATTTCGATCTCACCGAGGTCGCGACGTCGACGGTGAACACGTTCGCCCAGCGCGCCGACAGCCTGGGCGTCGATCTCGAGCTCGATGCGCCCGAAGCGGTCGACGTCGATGCGGATCGCGGGCGCTTGGTTCAAGTGACCGTCAATTTGGTCGACAATGCGCTGCGTCACACCCCCGACGGCGGGCGCGTCGTCGTCGAAGTCGGCCGCGAGGGAGACGACGCGATCGTGCGCGTGCGTGACACCGGCATCGGCATCCCGTTCGCCGACCTTCCCCGCATCTTCGAACGATTTTACGTCGTGGATCGGTCGCGCTCGCGCGAGCACGGGGGCACCGGACTGGGCCTCGCGATTGCGCGGCAACTGGTGCAGCTCCATGGCGGATCGCTCACGGCCGAGTCGGTATACGGGCACGGCGCGACGTTCACGATGCGCGTGCCGATACGCCAGTCGGGCCCAAAGATTAAGACGGGTTAA
- a CDS encoding IS256 family transposase, translating into MADYDLTLSRDAIPALLDQPAALGKLVEVILNQVLEAQMRDHLGAERYERCEEREGYRNGYRDRQLSTRVGSLVLRVPQTRDGSFSTDIFERYRRSEQAFVVGLMEMVVNGVSTRKVTRITEGLCGTSFSKSTVSRLTKALDEPVAGFLNRRLDAAYPFIIVDALFTKVRTDKSVVSKALLIASGIRADGYREILGLSIGDSESFATWNEFFRGLKARGLHGVDVAVSDNHSGLREAIAKQFVGATWQRCQFHVMKNLLDHAPKKERENVTAAARLIFLATDRKEAERRYAEFMARFAETAPKSCVCLEGAFEDMLAILPLPEKYRRRLRTSNMQERLNEEIRRREKVIRIFPNDAAAIRMVGALLSEQNDEWLGRAYFDMTEYFEWKATTVAKPAAVKRDRRAA; encoded by the coding sequence GTGGCCGATTACGATCTTACCCTATCCCGCGACGCGATTCCAGCTTTGCTTGATCAGCCGGCGGCGCTCGGCAAACTCGTCGAAGTGATTCTCAACCAAGTGCTCGAGGCACAGATGCGCGATCATCTGGGCGCCGAGCGGTACGAGCGCTGTGAAGAACGGGAGGGCTATCGAAATGGGTATCGCGATCGACAGCTCTCGACCCGCGTCGGCTCGCTGGTCCTGCGCGTGCCGCAGACGCGCGACGGCAGCTTCTCAACCGACATCTTCGAGCGTTATCGCCGCAGCGAACAAGCCTTCGTCGTGGGCCTGATGGAGATGGTCGTCAACGGCGTCTCGACGCGGAAGGTCACGCGGATAACCGAAGGCCTCTGCGGGACGTCGTTTTCGAAATCGACGGTAAGTCGCCTTACGAAGGCACTCGACGAACCGGTCGCGGGATTCTTGAATCGCCGGCTCGACGCAGCGTACCCATTCATCATCGTTGACGCGCTCTTTACGAAGGTGCGCACCGACAAGAGCGTCGTCAGCAAAGCACTACTCATCGCGAGCGGCATTCGCGCTGACGGGTACCGCGAAATCCTTGGTCTTTCGATCGGCGATTCGGAGAGCTTTGCGACGTGGAACGAGTTCTTTCGCGGCCTCAAAGCGCGCGGCTTGCACGGCGTCGACGTTGCCGTCTCCGACAATCACTCGGGCTTACGCGAGGCGATCGCCAAGCAATTCGTCGGCGCGACGTGGCAGCGTTGCCAGTTCCACGTGATGAAGAACTTGCTCGATCACGCGCCCAAGAAAGAACGGGAAAACGTAACCGCTGCAGCTCGGCTGATCTTCCTCGCAACTGATCGCAAAGAGGCCGAGCGTCGATATGCGGAATTCATGGCCCGCTTCGCAGAAACGGCGCCCAAGTCGTGCGTGTGCTTGGAAGGAGCGTTCGAAGACATGCTTGCGATCTTGCCGCTGCCGGAGAAATATCGCCGGCGACTGCGCACGAGCAACATGCAAGAGCGGCTCAATGAAGAGATTCGTCGCCGGGAGAAAGTCATTCGCATCTTCCCAAACGACGCCGCGGCGATTCGCATGGTCGGCGCGCTACTCTCCGAGCAAAACGACGAATGGTTAGGCCGAGCCTACTTCGACATGACCGAATACTTCGAATGGAAAGCAACGACGGTGGCCAAGCCGGCCGCCGTAAAACGAGACAGACGAGCAGCCTAA
- the pstC gene encoding phosphate ABC transporter permease subunit PstC: MIAEQARRSHRNERIALTALRFSAAFVIAAMGALLLYLSAEGTKTFFVDRFSLLTFLFSPEFSVENNHPGAAVFVVGTLAVTLFAIAVGGPFGVAVGIFLSEIAPYRMTQVLKPAIEVMVGIPSVVYGWLGLTLLVPLIRTHTSSPSGFGLAAAGIVLAIMILPTVITLSEDAFRSLPPALKEGSLALGATRWQTITRVLLPSAASGIAVALILGIARAVGEALAIQMVIGNASQFPQGLFAPTATLTTEIVTDMPGATAGTLLEHALFSMAFLLLLIAMILIVFVRFALRKRT; the protein is encoded by the coding sequence GTGATCGCCGAACAAGCCCGCCGCTCGCATCGCAACGAGCGCATCGCCCTCACGGCTCTGCGTTTCAGCGCGGCGTTCGTGATCGCGGCCATGGGCGCGCTGCTCCTCTACCTCTCGGCAGAGGGGACGAAGACGTTCTTCGTCGACCGCTTCTCGCTGCTGACCTTTTTGTTTTCGCCGGAGTTTTCGGTCGAAAACAACCATCCGGGCGCGGCGGTGTTCGTGGTCGGCACGCTCGCCGTGACGCTCTTCGCGATCGCGGTCGGCGGCCCGTTCGGCGTCGCGGTCGGCATTTTTCTCTCCGAGATCGCGCCCTACCGCATGACGCAAGTGCTCAAGCCTGCGATCGAAGTGATGGTGGGGATCCCGTCGGTCGTCTACGGATGGCTGGGATTGACGCTGCTCGTTCCGCTGATCCGCACGCACACCAGTTCACCCAGCGGCTTCGGCCTCGCTGCCGCCGGCATCGTTCTCGCGATCATGATCCTTCCCACCGTCATCACGCTGAGCGAAGACGCATTCCGTTCGCTGCCGCCGGCGCTCAAAGAAGGTTCGCTCGCGCTCGGTGCGACCCGCTGGCAGACGATCACGCGCGTCCTGCTGCCGAGTGCGGCCAGCGGGATTGCCGTTGCGCTGATCCTTGGGATTGCGCGCGCCGTCGGCGAAGCGCTCGCGATTCAGATGGTGATCGGCAACGCTTCGCAATTCCCGCAAGGCCTCTTCGCGCCGACGGCGACGCTCACGACGGAGATCGTCACCGACATGCCGGGCGCGACCGCCGGCACGCTCCTCGAGCACGCGCTGTTCTCGATGGCGTTCCTGCTGCTGCTCATCGCGATGATCCTTATCGTGTTTGTCCGATTCGCGTTGCGGAAACGCACGTGA
- a CDS encoding acyltransferase family protein, translated as MAALFVFFDHLPATRAFSERYSLGPLAVAFFFLLSGFILMLNYREHFVRGVTWNSTRLFYLARLGRVYPLHLVTTVTAIVAIIAYGESPHNEYGNIWLGLSAGDHAIKIAAAVLLFQPWAYSPLVILGVNPPAWSIADEAFFYTMFPILAWYASRVCRPFNSVVVLSFAAFFCVFTGIVLCLGSAVPWIIAYYFPPLRIFEFFVGILLALAFVKRAGNEVRFGTSLEMIAVVVFVCSVAVLPLVPRALRYAVWMMPASSLIISIFAHRAGALSRWLSQSTFVLLGEISFAFYLLHAIVIGAISSVFGDGLPQSVFSFVVTLAASYALYRCVEVPARRWIRGRGSNGARVAGPAFEFVRSSMIGRQRSAEPESRSGRPSPYN; from the coding sequence GTGGCAGCTTTGTTCGTGTTTTTCGATCACCTGCCCGCTACGCGTGCATTTTCCGAGCGTTACTCGCTCGGACCGTTAGCTGTGGCGTTTTTTTTCCTGCTCTCGGGCTTCATATTGATGCTCAACTATCGGGAACATTTTGTGCGCGGTGTCACCTGGAACTCAACTCGCCTATTCTACTTGGCGCGTCTCGGCAGAGTTTATCCGCTGCACCTTGTAACGACGGTTACGGCGATTGTCGCCATCATTGCGTACGGCGAGTCACCGCACAACGAGTATGGGAATATCTGGCTTGGCCTGAGCGCCGGCGATCATGCAATCAAGATTGCGGCTGCCGTGCTGTTGTTTCAACCGTGGGCATACAGCCCGCTAGTTATCCTGGGCGTCAATCCGCCGGCGTGGAGCATAGCCGACGAGGCGTTTTTCTATACAATGTTTCCGATCTTAGCTTGGTACGCGAGTCGCGTATGCAGACCGTTCAACTCGGTGGTCGTGTTATCGTTTGCCGCGTTTTTCTGCGTCTTTACCGGAATTGTTCTCTGTCTTGGGTCTGCGGTTCCCTGGATCATCGCGTACTATTTTCCTCCGCTTAGAATTTTCGAGTTCTTCGTGGGAATACTTTTGGCACTTGCGTTTGTGAAGCGTGCGGGAAATGAGGTGCGGTTTGGAACGTCCCTCGAGATGATCGCAGTCGTGGTATTCGTTTGTTCAGTAGCAGTTCTGCCTTTGGTTCCACGAGCACTCCGCTACGCTGTGTGGATGATGCCGGCATCCTCACTGATCATTTCGATCTTCGCGCACCGTGCCGGCGCGCTATCACGTTGGCTTTCGCAGAGCACTTTCGTGCTGCTCGGGGAGATTAGCTTTGCTTTTTACCTTCTGCACGCAATCGTGATCGGCGCTATAAGCAGCGTCTTCGGCGACGGTCTCCCGCAGTCGGTGTTCTCTTTTGTTGTGACGCTAGCGGCGAGTTACGCTCTCTATCGTTGCGTTGAGGTTCCCGCGCGTCGATGGATTCGCGGGCGCGGTTCCAATGGCGCGCGGGTTGCGGGTCCTGCGTTCGAGTTTGTCCGTTCTTCCATGATTGGTCGCCAACGTTCCGCCGAGCCCGAATCACGCTCCGGAAGGCCGAGTCCGTATAATTGA
- a CDS encoding response regulator transcription factor, giving the protein MTTAIAAKKKILLVDDEAAIVHSLRYNLEKNGYAVATAGDGRTAVTLAQTEHPDLVVLDIMLPLLDGIEACKEIRRSSTVPIIMLTAKDQEFDKVLALELGADDYVTKPFSLGEIMARIKARLRRVEVDAEERDESITAGDITIDPSRQRLVVRGREVSLAPKEFRLLNVLMENRGRIVTRQMLLEKVWGYDFEGEHQTISVHIRWLREKIEVDPNNPRHIITIRSRGYMFRE; this is encoded by the coding sequence GTGACCACCGCCATCGCCGCGAAGAAAAAGATTCTGCTCGTTGACGACGAGGCCGCGATCGTCCACTCGCTGCGCTACAATCTGGAGAAGAACGGCTACGCCGTCGCGACTGCCGGCGACGGCCGCACCGCGGTCACCCTCGCGCAGACCGAGCATCCGGATCTCGTCGTGCTCGACATCATGCTCCCGCTGCTCGACGGCATCGAAGCGTGCAAAGAGATTCGCCGGTCGTCGACCGTGCCGATCATCATGCTCACGGCCAAAGATCAGGAGTTCGACAAAGTGCTCGCGCTCGAGCTCGGCGCCGACGACTACGTCACCAAGCCGTTTTCGCTGGGCGAGATCATGGCGCGCATCAAAGCGCGACTGCGCCGCGTCGAGGTCGACGCTGAGGAGCGCGACGAGTCGATCACGGCCGGCGACATCACGATCGATCCGTCACGCCAGCGGCTGGTGGTCCGCGGCCGCGAGGTCTCGCTCGCGCCCAAAGAGTTCCGCCTGCTCAACGTGCTCATGGAGAACCGCGGGCGCATCGTGACGCGCCAGATGCTGCTCGAAAAAGTCTGGGGTTACGACTTCGAAGGCGAGCACCAGACGATCAGCGTGCACATCCGCTGGCTGCGCGAGAAGATCGAAGTCGATCCAAACAACCCGCGGCACATCATCACGATCCGCAGCCGCGGATACATGTTCCGCGAGTGA
- the tdh gene encoding L-threonine 3-dehydrogenase: MTFTSVAPHRPLVDVPAVMRALRKNAGSPGFALEHVPVPGIGPNDVLIRVKTVGMCGTDLHIYGWDHWAQRRVKPPLTIGHECMGEVAAIGSAVRAVAVGDRVSAEGHLACGVCRLCRTGQAHICEHVEIIGVDTDGAFADYLRIPEENVWKLDPSIPDSWAAVFDPLGNAVHTVMAADVSVKSVVITGVGSIGLMAIPVARAAGAATVFAVDVNPQKLALAARVGADATFSAAQPDLVDDIITRTNGDGVDVLLEMSGSGSAIDSGLAMVRNGGVAALLGIPSDDVEINLAERIIFKGLTVLGINGRRMFETWYQTQSLVTSGRVDLTPIITHELPFEEFDRAFALMRSGEAAKIVLYLTDSR; encoded by the coding sequence ATGACGTTCACCAGCGTTGCCCCGCACCGTCCGCTCGTCGATGTCCCCGCCGTGATGCGGGCGCTGCGGAAGAACGCGGGGTCGCCGGGATTCGCGCTGGAGCACGTCCCGGTGCCTGGGATCGGCCCGAACGACGTGCTGATCCGGGTGAAAACGGTCGGTATGTGCGGGACCGACCTGCACATTTACGGCTGGGACCATTGGGCGCAGCGCCGCGTCAAGCCGCCGCTGACGATCGGACACGAATGCATGGGCGAGGTCGCCGCGATTGGGAGCGCGGTGCGCGCCGTGGCGGTCGGCGATCGCGTCTCGGCCGAAGGACACCTCGCGTGCGGCGTCTGCCGCCTCTGTCGTACCGGCCAGGCGCACATCTGCGAGCACGTCGAGATCATCGGCGTCGATACCGACGGTGCGTTCGCGGACTATCTGCGCATACCGGAAGAGAACGTGTGGAAACTCGATCCGTCGATCCCCGACAGCTGGGCCGCCGTCTTCGACCCGCTCGGCAACGCGGTGCACACCGTGATGGCAGCCGACGTCTCGGTGAAATCCGTCGTGATCACCGGCGTCGGCTCGATCGGCTTGATGGCAATCCCGGTCGCTCGCGCCGCGGGCGCGGCGACGGTGTTCGCCGTCGACGTGAACCCGCAGAAGCTCGCGCTGGCCGCGCGCGTCGGCGCCGACGCGACGTTCTCCGCGGCGCAGCCGGATCTGGTCGACGACATCATCACGCGCACCAACGGCGACGGGGTCGACGTCCTGCTCGAGATGTCGGGTTCCGGTTCGGCGATCGACAGCGGTCTGGCGATGGTGCGCAACGGCGGCGTCGCCGCATTGCTCGGCATCCCGTCGGACGACGTCGAGATCAACCTCGCCGAGCGCATAATCTTCAAGGGTTTGACGGTCCTCGGGATCAACGGGCGGCGCATGTTCGAGACGTGGTACCAAACGCAGAGCCTCGTCACGAGCGGCCGCGTCGACCTGACGCCGATCATCACGCATGAACTCCCGTTCGAAGAATTCGACCGCGCGTTCGCTCTGATGCGCTCCGGCGAAGCCGCCAAAATCGTCCTCTACCTCACCGATTCACGCTGA
- a CDS encoding glycine C-acetyltransferase has product MNTAYDRQLAADLDALRAAGTYKHLRHLTGPMAAEVHMEEAGDVIVLSSNNYLGLADHPDVIAAGIDGLKKYGAGTASVRFICGTLDIHRELESTIASTFGFESALSYVSCWAANEGLLPTIATKGNTIISDELNHASIIDGCRLAGAKRARYKHGDMDDLERQLREAEGTPFIVTDGVFSMEGSLAKLPEIVELAEKYHAVTIVDDSHGTGVMGKSGRGTIEHFGLEGRVDILTGTLGKTLGGAAGGFVAGSHALIDTLVQRSRTQLFSNALPATVAASAKKALELLVAQPELLERQRENIRYFRGGLERLGFRPLAGPSAIVPIIVGDTAFAIAMSDRLLKEGVFVTGFGFPVVPEGTARIRVQISSSLSRADLDRALAAFERVGTELGVIGKPVSA; this is encoded by the coding sequence ATGAACACCGCCTACGATCGCCAGCTCGCCGCCGACCTCGACGCGCTGCGCGCCGCCGGCACCTACAAGCACCTGCGCCACCTCACCGGCCCGATGGCCGCAGAGGTGCACATGGAAGAAGCCGGCGACGTCATCGTCCTCTCGTCGAACAACTATCTCGGCCTCGCCGATCATCCCGACGTGATCGCCGCCGGGATTGACGGTCTCAAGAAGTACGGTGCCGGGACCGCGTCGGTGCGCTTCATCTGCGGAACGCTCGACATCCACCGCGAGCTCGAGTCGACGATCGCATCGACGTTCGGCTTCGAGTCCGCGCTGTCGTACGTCTCGTGCTGGGCGGCCAACGAAGGGCTGCTCCCGACCATCGCGACCAAAGGCAACACGATCATCTCCGACGAGCTCAACCACGCGTCGATCATCGACGGCTGCCGCCTCGCCGGCGCGAAGCGCGCGCGCTACAAGCACGGCGACATGGACGATCTCGAACGTCAGTTGCGGGAGGCGGAGGGGACCCCATTCATCGTGACGGACGGCGTGTTTTCGATGGAAGGATCGCTCGCGAAACTGCCCGAGATCGTGGAACTCGCGGAGAAGTATCACGCGGTCACGATCGTCGACGACTCGCACGGCACCGGCGTCATGGGTAAGAGCGGCCGCGGCACGATCGAGCACTTCGGTCTCGAGGGCCGCGTCGACATCCTGACCGGCACGCTCGGCAAGACGCTGGGCGGCGCAGCGGGCGGCTTCGTCGCGGGTTCGCACGCGCTGATCGACACGCTCGTCCAACGCTCGCGCACGCAGCTCTTCTCGAACGCGCTGCCGGCGACCGTCGCGGCGAGCGCAAAGAAAGCCCTCGAACTGCTCGTCGCGCAGCCGGAACTGCTCGAACGTCAGCGCGAGAACATTCGCTACTTCCGCGGCGGCCTCGAACGCCTCGGCTTTCGTCCGCTCGCCGGACCGAGCGCGATCGTTCCGATCATCGTCGGCGACACCGCGTTCGCGATCGCGATGAGCGACCGGCTCCTGAAGGAAGGCGTGTTCGTGACCGGGTTCGGCTTCCCGGTCGTCCCCGAAGGAACCGCACGCATCCGCGTGCAGATCTCCAGTTCGCTGAGTCGCGCCGACCTTGATCGCGCGCTCGCCGCATTCGAACGCGTGGGGACCGAGCTCGGCGTCATCGGCAAACCTGTCTCGGCCTGA